The Salvia miltiorrhiza cultivar Shanhuang (shh) chromosome 1, IMPLAD_Smil_shh, whole genome shotgun sequence genome has a window encoding:
- the LOC130997679 gene encoding uncharacterized protein LOC130997679 isoform X1, whose protein sequence is MSSCYSLSLEPLMYLSFSDRCRFRHAVVTSAARRHHRRRLLKYSPNHPSTPSHQPAIFKLSDDTLQITLKSPSSSLQKLDTKLHQFIDLGREAFDDLRTVVAVDGSTGGVVISCRRSTVEFFSALFVSSLVLVIVVRSLFRMRESGGEVLIYKRDRSLGGKEVVVGKREDSWLRSRTSTPLSSENADYYYQNKSNRRNASSRRRKVKLPQWWPQVVSQGPVEVENKEEYQRLANHLIQVIMDRKMNGEDISTNDIVQLRHICKTYGVRAFISTENARDSLYRVSINFVLDYCASIPDLSSSIEINGEGVREFIAGFSDNLGLDSYHAARMVSAAVAARTRSKILQAWALEVQNKHSEALVELFKVCLIHRIFPPEENSPEMEMVAQSLDKSLNVDQREHLLNSFITVCGEDIDQGVVEALGLVGAKDEQGTQHVL, encoded by the exons ATGAGCAGCTGCTACTCTCTCTCACTTGAGCCACTCATGTACCTCAGTTTCTCCGACCGCTGTCGTTTCCGCCACGCCGTCGTCACCTCCGCCGCCCGCCgtcaccaccgccgccgcctcctcaaGTATTCCCCTAATCACCCGTCGACGCCTAGCCATCAACCCGCCATCTTCAAGCTCTCCGATGACACTCTCCAAATAACCCTAAAATCCCCTTCTAGTTCCCTTCAGAAGCTCGATACTAAACTCCATCAGTTCATCGACCTCGGCCGCGAAGCTTTCGATGACCTGAGGACTGTCGTCGCCGTCGACGGCAGCACCGGAGGGGTCGTGATTTCATGTAGGAGGTCAACGGTCGAGTTCTTCTCTGCGCTGTTCGTTTCCAGTTTGGTGCTTGTAATTGTTGTTAGGAGTTTGTTTAGAATGCGAGAAAGTGGCGGCGAAGTACTGATTTACAAGAGGGATAGAAGTCTGGGCGGCAAGGAAGTGGTGGTCGGGAAGAGGGAGGATAGTTGGTTGAGGAGCCGTACATCGACGCCGTTGAGCTCAGAGAACGCTGATTACTATTACCAGAATAAAAGCAATAGAAGGAATGCGTCGAGTAGGAGGAGGAAGGTGAAATTGCCTCAGTGGTGGCCGCAAGTTGTGAGTCAAGGTCCCGTAGAAGTTGAAAATAAGGAGGAATATCAGAGATTAGCTAACCACTTGATTCAAG TAATCATGGACCGAAAAATGAACGGGGAGGACATTTCAACCAATGATATAGTCCAG CTACGCCACATATGCAAGACATATGGAGTCAGGGCCTTCATTAGCACTGAAAATGCACGCGATTCACTTTATCGTGtgtcaattaattttgttttggaCTACTGTGCAAG CATACCAGATTTATCCTCCTCAATTGAGATTAATGGTGAGGGTGTGCGGGAGTTCATAGCTGGATTTTCTGATAACCTTGGTCTTGATAGTTATCATGCTGCAAGAATGGTATCTGCAGCTGTTGCTGCACGCACACGGTCAAAAATCCTACAGGCTTGG GCACTAGAAGTCCAAAATAAGCATTCTGAAGCACTAGTCGAGCTATTCAAAGTATGTCTTATTCACCGGATCTTCCCTCCTGAGGAGAACTCG CCTGAGATGGAAATGGTAGCTCAAAGTCTTGACAAGTCCTTAAATGTAGACCAAAGAGAACATTTATTGAACTCCTTCATCACTGTTTGTGGTGAAGATATTGATCAAGGTGTCGTGGAAGCACTGGGTTTG GTAGGTGCCAAAGATGAACAGGGAACCCAGCATGTTTTATAA
- the LOC130997679 gene encoding uncharacterized protein LOC130997679 isoform X2, protein MSSCYSLSLEPLMYLSFSDRCRFRHAVVTSAARRHHRRRLLKYSPNHPSTPSHQPAIFKLSDDTLQITLKSPSSSLQKLDTKLHQFIDLGREAFDDLRTVVAVDGSTGGVVISCRRSTVEFFSALFVSSLVLVIVVRSLFRMRESGGEVLIYKRDRSLGGKEVVVGKREDSWLRSRTSTPLSSENADYYYQNKSNRRNASSRRRKVKLPQWWPQVVSQGPVEVENKEEYQRLANHLIQVIMDRKMNGEDISTNDIVQLRHICKTYGVRAFISTENARDSLYRVSINFVLDYCASIPDLSSSIEINGEGVREFIAGFSDNLGLDSYHAARMVSAAVAARTRSKILQAWALEVQNKHSEALVELFKVCLIHRIFPPEENSVEIYQTS, encoded by the exons ATGAGCAGCTGCTACTCTCTCTCACTTGAGCCACTCATGTACCTCAGTTTCTCCGACCGCTGTCGTTTCCGCCACGCCGTCGTCACCTCCGCCGCCCGCCgtcaccaccgccgccgcctcctcaaGTATTCCCCTAATCACCCGTCGACGCCTAGCCATCAACCCGCCATCTTCAAGCTCTCCGATGACACTCTCCAAATAACCCTAAAATCCCCTTCTAGTTCCCTTCAGAAGCTCGATACTAAACTCCATCAGTTCATCGACCTCGGCCGCGAAGCTTTCGATGACCTGAGGACTGTCGTCGCCGTCGACGGCAGCACCGGAGGGGTCGTGATTTCATGTAGGAGGTCAACGGTCGAGTTCTTCTCTGCGCTGTTCGTTTCCAGTTTGGTGCTTGTAATTGTTGTTAGGAGTTTGTTTAGAATGCGAGAAAGTGGCGGCGAAGTACTGATTTACAAGAGGGATAGAAGTCTGGGCGGCAAGGAAGTGGTGGTCGGGAAGAGGGAGGATAGTTGGTTGAGGAGCCGTACATCGACGCCGTTGAGCTCAGAGAACGCTGATTACTATTACCAGAATAAAAGCAATAGAAGGAATGCGTCGAGTAGGAGGAGGAAGGTGAAATTGCCTCAGTGGTGGCCGCAAGTTGTGAGTCAAGGTCCCGTAGAAGTTGAAAATAAGGAGGAATATCAGAGATTAGCTAACCACTTGATTCAAG TAATCATGGACCGAAAAATGAACGGGGAGGACATTTCAACCAATGATATAGTCCAG CTACGCCACATATGCAAGACATATGGAGTCAGGGCCTTCATTAGCACTGAAAATGCACGCGATTCACTTTATCGTGtgtcaattaattttgttttggaCTACTGTGCAAG CATACCAGATTTATCCTCCTCAATTGAGATTAATGGTGAGGGTGTGCGGGAGTTCATAGCTGGATTTTCTGATAACCTTGGTCTTGATAGTTATCATGCTGCAAGAATGGTATCTGCAGCTGTTGCTGCACGCACACGGTCAAAAATCCTACAGGCTTGG GCACTAGAAGTCCAAAATAAGCATTCTGAAGCACTAGTCGAGCTATTCAAAGTATGTCTTATTCACCGGATCTTCCCTCCTGAGGAGAACTCG GTGGAGATATATCAAACAT CCTGA
- the LOC130997704 gene encoding probable E3 ubiquitin-protein ligase ARI8 isoform X1 — MESEDDMHDANEVASVEEDDNYYSGGEDDDDMDEAGEDEDYGYDYADEEDDDATNYDFIANSDDGDDSLVSRSQKNYTILKEEDIQHRQFEDITKISTVLSIPREAACILLRRYNWSVNNVHEEWFADEENVRKAVGILEKPVVKSPNFKEVSCGICFENYSIDKLRTLACSHLFCDTCWKAYISTSINDGPGCLVLRCPDPSCGAAVGQDMIDNLASHEDKEKYRRYLLRSYVEDSRKIKWCPAPGCDSAVEFVVGSGSYDVTCSCSYSFCWNCAEEAHRPVDCETVAKWVLKNSAESENMNWILANSKPCPKCKRPIEKNQGCMHMTCTPPCKFEFCWLCLGQWSEHGERTGGFYACNRYEAAKQEGVYDEAERRREMAKNSLERYTHYYERWASNQSSRQKALADLLQMQSVHLEKLSEVQSQPESQLKFIIEAWQQIVECRRVLKWTYAYGYYLPEAEHTKKQFFEYLQGEAEAGLERLHQCAEKELMNYLNSEGPSKDFNDFRTKLAGLTSVTRNYFENLVRALENGLSDVDSQAVCNKMSSKTAAGTSKSNKGGRGKGSSKTGTSARNADDSGNWPCDKCTYVNARSATACHVCNHRR; from the exons ATGGAGTCTGAGGACGATATGCACGATGCCAATGAAGTAGCGTCGGTGGAGGAGGATGATAACTACTACAGCGGCGGCGAGGACGACGATGATATGGACGAAGCTGGGGAAGACGAAGACTACGGCTACGACTATGCCGATGAAGAGGATGACGACGCTACCAATTACGACTTCATCGCCAACTCGGATGATGGCGATGACTCACTAGTCAGTCGGTCACAG AAGAACTATACTATCTTAAAAGAAGAAGATATACAACACCGTCAATTCGAAGACATTACCAAAATATCTACTGTTCTTTCTATTCCAAGGGAAGCAGCATGCATACTATTGCGGCGTTATAACTG GAGTGTGAATAATGTGCATGAAGAATGGTTTGCTGACGAAGAAAATGTTCGTAAAGCTGTTGGCATATTGGAGAAACCAGTTGTTAAGTCTCCAAATTTTAAGGAA GTGTCTTGCGGGATCTGTTTTGAGAACTACTCTATTGACAAACTACGAACTCTTGCGTGCTCTCACCTTTTTTGTGATACGTGCTGGAAAG CTTACATAAGCACTTCCATCAATGATGGTCCCGGATGCTTGGTACTGAGGTGCCCTGATCCGTCCTGTGGTGCTGCTGTTGGCCAAGATATGATTGATAATTTGGCTTCCCATGAAGATAAGGAGAAGTACCGCCGCTATCTTCTTAGATCTTATGTTGAGGACAGCCGTAAG ATTAAGTGGTGCCCTGCTCCTGGTTGTGATTCAGCTGTGGAATTTGTTGTTGGTAGTGGGAGCTATGATGTCACTTGCAGTTGTTCGTATAGCTTCTGTTGGAAT TGTGCAGAAGAAGCTCATCGACCGGTGGACTGTGAAACTGTGGCAAAGTGGGTTTTGAAAAACAGTGCAGAATCTGAGAACATGAATTG GATATTGGCCAACTCCAAGCCCTGTCCCAAGTGCAAGCGTCCGATTGAAAAGAACCAAGGCTGCATGCACATGACTTGCACTCCGCCGTGCAAGTTTGAATTTTGCTG GTTGTGTCTTGGTCAATGGTCAGAACATGGTGAGAGAACTGGAGGTTTCTACGCATGCAACCGTTATGAAGCAGCAAAGCAAGAGGGAGTG TATGATGAAGCAGAAAGGAGGAGGGAGATGGCCAAGAACTCCTTGGAAAGATACACTCATTATTATGAGCGATGGGCATCCAACCAATCG TCAAGGCAAAAAGCACTGGCCGATCTGCTTCAAATGCAAAGTGTACAT CTTGAGAAGCTTAGTGAAGTTCAATCCCAGCCTGAGTCACAATTGAAGTTCATAATAGAAGCCTGGCAACAG ATAGTTGAATGCAGGAGGGTTCTAAAATGGACTTATGCATATGGATACTATCTACCTGAGGCTGAACATACAAAAAAACAGTTCTTTGAGTATTTACAAG GCGAAGCGGAAGCTGGTCTGGAGAGGCTTCATCAATGTGCAGAGAAAGAGCTAATGAATTACCTTAATTCTGAGGGTCCATCAAAAGATTTTAATGACTTCCGCACCAAACTTGCTGGTCTGACAAG CGTGACACGGAACTACTTTGAAAACCTGGTTAGAGCACTGGAGAATGGGCTTTCAGATGTAGATTCACAGGCAGTATGCAACAAGATGAGCTCAAAAACTGCAGCAGGGACTAGCAAGAGTAATAAAGGGGGAAGAGGGAAGGGATCTTCAAAGACGGGCACATCAGCCAGAAACGCAGATGATTCGGGAAATTGGCCATGCGATAAGTGTACGTATGTAAATGCTCGATCCGCAACTGCATGCCATGTGTGTAACCACCGCCGTTGA
- the LOC130997704 gene encoding probable E3 ubiquitin-protein ligase ARI8 isoform X2, which translates to MESEDDMHDANEVASVEEDDNYYSGGEDDDDMDEAGEDEDYGYDYADEEDDDATNYDFIANSDDGDDSLVSRSQKNYTILKEEDIQHRQFEDITKISTVLSIPREAACILLRRYNWSVNNVHEEWFADEENVRKAVGILEKPVVKSPNFKEVSCGICFENYSIDKLRTLACSHLFCDTCWKAYISTSINDGPGCLVLRCPDPSCGAAVGQDMIDNLASHEDKEKYRRYLLRSYVEDSRKIKWCPAPGCDSAVEFVVGSGSYDVTCSCSYSFCWNCAEEAHRPVDCETVAKWVLKNSAESENMNWILANSKPCPKCKRPIEKNQGCMHMTCTPPCKFEFCWLCLGQWSEHGERTGGFYACNRYEAAKQEGVYDEAERRREMAKNSLERYTHYYERWASNQSSRQKALADLLQMQSVHLEKLSEVQSQPESQLKFIIEAWQQIVECRRVLKWTYAYGYYLPEAEHTKKQFFEYLQA; encoded by the exons ATGGAGTCTGAGGACGATATGCACGATGCCAATGAAGTAGCGTCGGTGGAGGAGGATGATAACTACTACAGCGGCGGCGAGGACGACGATGATATGGACGAAGCTGGGGAAGACGAAGACTACGGCTACGACTATGCCGATGAAGAGGATGACGACGCTACCAATTACGACTTCATCGCCAACTCGGATGATGGCGATGACTCACTAGTCAGTCGGTCACAG AAGAACTATACTATCTTAAAAGAAGAAGATATACAACACCGTCAATTCGAAGACATTACCAAAATATCTACTGTTCTTTCTATTCCAAGGGAAGCAGCATGCATACTATTGCGGCGTTATAACTG GAGTGTGAATAATGTGCATGAAGAATGGTTTGCTGACGAAGAAAATGTTCGTAAAGCTGTTGGCATATTGGAGAAACCAGTTGTTAAGTCTCCAAATTTTAAGGAA GTGTCTTGCGGGATCTGTTTTGAGAACTACTCTATTGACAAACTACGAACTCTTGCGTGCTCTCACCTTTTTTGTGATACGTGCTGGAAAG CTTACATAAGCACTTCCATCAATGATGGTCCCGGATGCTTGGTACTGAGGTGCCCTGATCCGTCCTGTGGTGCTGCTGTTGGCCAAGATATGATTGATAATTTGGCTTCCCATGAAGATAAGGAGAAGTACCGCCGCTATCTTCTTAGATCTTATGTTGAGGACAGCCGTAAG ATTAAGTGGTGCCCTGCTCCTGGTTGTGATTCAGCTGTGGAATTTGTTGTTGGTAGTGGGAGCTATGATGTCACTTGCAGTTGTTCGTATAGCTTCTGTTGGAAT TGTGCAGAAGAAGCTCATCGACCGGTGGACTGTGAAACTGTGGCAAAGTGGGTTTTGAAAAACAGTGCAGAATCTGAGAACATGAATTG GATATTGGCCAACTCCAAGCCCTGTCCCAAGTGCAAGCGTCCGATTGAAAAGAACCAAGGCTGCATGCACATGACTTGCACTCCGCCGTGCAAGTTTGAATTTTGCTG GTTGTGTCTTGGTCAATGGTCAGAACATGGTGAGAGAACTGGAGGTTTCTACGCATGCAACCGTTATGAAGCAGCAAAGCAAGAGGGAGTG TATGATGAAGCAGAAAGGAGGAGGGAGATGGCCAAGAACTCCTTGGAAAGATACACTCATTATTATGAGCGATGGGCATCCAACCAATCG TCAAGGCAAAAAGCACTGGCCGATCTGCTTCAAATGCAAAGTGTACAT CTTGAGAAGCTTAGTGAAGTTCAATCCCAGCCTGAGTCACAATTGAAGTTCATAATAGAAGCCTGGCAACAG ATAGTTGAATGCAGGAGGGTTCTAAAATGGACTTATGCATATGGATACTATCTACCTGAGGCTGAACATACAAAAAAACAGTTCTTTGAGTATTTACAAG CGTGA
- the LOC130997712 gene encoding calcium-dependent protein kinase 24-like — translation MGPCMSIPRRSVLFRRRDQRHGQQKLNEKGGGKGGPRPLRLSRPIQVLWDPTGNDIFNKYRLGRELGRGEFGVTYECFNDATEEKFACKKISKSKLRTDVDVEDVRREVEIMRHLPKHPNIVSYKEVYEDKEAIYLVMEVCGGGELFDRIVARGHYTERAAAQVTKTILEVVKVCHAHGVIHRDLKPENFLYANSCENSPLKAIDFGLSIFFEPGQRFTEIVGSPYYMAPEVLRRNYGAEVDIWSTGVILYILLCGVPPFWAETEEGIAQAIVYGQIDFKRDPWPKVSEEAKELVKGMLDPTPFSRLTVDQVLQHPWIQNADKVSNVPLGDRVRTRIKQFSLMNKFKKRVLRVVAENLPDDQVDGIKEMFHMMDTDKNGHLNFQELKDGLYMIGQPVPDHDVQILLDAADLDGNGTLSCEEFVTLAVHLKKINNEELLREAFLYFDKDGSGYIEFEELQEALLDDHFGPANEQVIHDIIYDADVDKDGRISYPEFKAMMTTGMDWKMESRQYSRAMLNALSCRLFNKDTSI, via the exons ATGGGGCCATGCATGTCCATACCAAGAAGAAGCGTCCTCTTCAGGAGGCGGGATCAGAGGCACGGCCAGCAGAAGCTGAACGAAAAGGGCGGCGGCAAGGGCGGGCCGCGGCCCCTGCGGCTGTCGCGGCCCATCCAGGTGCTGTGGGATCCGACGGGAAACGACATCTTCAACAAGTATAGGCTGGGGCGGGAGCTCGGGAGGGGCGAGTTCGGGGTGACGTACGAGTGCTTCAACGACGCGACGGAGGAGAAGTTTGCGTGCAAGAAGATATCGAAGAGCAAGCTGCGCACGGACGTGGACGTGGAGGACGTGCGCAGGGAGGTGGAGATCATGAGGCATCTCCCCAAACACCCTAATATTGTGAGTTACAAGGAGGTTTATGAAGATAAAGAGGCCATCTATTTGGTGATGGAGGTGTGTGGGGGTGGTGAGCTCTTTGATAGGATTGTTGCAAGAGGCCATTACACTGAGAGGGCTGCTGCTCAAGTCACCAAGACCATTCTTGAGGTCGTCAAG GTATGCCATGCTCATGGAGTCATTCACAGAGATCTTAAGCCTGAGAACTTTTTATATGCAAACTCTTGCGAAAATTCTCCCTTGAAAGCCATTGATTTTGGGCTTTCCATTTTCTTCGAACCAG GTCAAAGATTTACAGAGATAGTTGGGAGCCCATATTACATGGCACCAGAGGTGCTGAGGCGCAATTATGGAGCAGAAGTTGATATTTGGAGTACAGGTGTGATTCTTTACATTCTTCTGTGTGGAGTTCCTCCTTTTTGGGCAGAAACAGAAGAAGGAATAGCACAGGCAATTGTGTACGGACAGATAGATTTCAAGAGGGATCCATGGCCTAAAGTTAGTGAGGAAGCTAAAGAACTCGTCAAGGGCATGCTGGACCCCACTCCCTTCAGTCGTCTCACCGTTGATCAAGTCCTAC AACACCCATGGATACAAAATGCTGACAAAGTTTCAAACGTTCCTTTGGGCGACCGCGTAAGAACAAGAATCAAGCAGTTctctttgatgaataaattcaaGAAGAGAGTCCTAAGA gtggtGGCAGAAAACTTGCCCGACGACCAAGTAGATGGCATCAAAGAAATGTTCCACATGATGGACACAGATAAAAACGGGCACCTTAATTTCCAAGAATTGAAAGACGGGTTGTACATGATCGGCCAGCCCGTCCCCGATCACGACGTCCAGATACTGCTCGATGCC GCTGATCTTGACGGAAATGGGACGCTAAGCTGTGAAGAGTTTGTGACGTTGGCTGTTCACTTGAAAAAGATCAACAACGAAGAGCTTTTGCGAGAAGCATTTCTGTATTTCGATAAAGATGGGAGTGGATACATTGAGTTCGAGGAGTTGCAAGAAGCTTTGTTGGACGATCATTTTGGCCCCGCCAACGAGCAAGTCATACATGACATTATCTACGATGCCGATGTCGACAAG GATGGGAGAATCAGTTACCCGGAGTTCAAGGCCATGATGACGACGGGAATGGATTGGAAAATGGAATCACGGCAGTACTCACGGGCTATGCTTAATGCTCTTAGCTGCAGACTCTTTAATAAGGATACCTCTATTTGA
- the LOC130997734 gene encoding uncharacterized protein LOC130997734 isoform X2, with product MNPSPASLLPLVPFAHLPLPKSRRPPLSVRPSNAVRRLRETPPCPSPRCISRRRFATLHQSTPPCPSILIQSRTSGCSATQLRHAAGHFAVRPPPRDEFTWFWRGKCHSKCTRAKSYRPL from the exons ATGAACCCTAGTCCAGCCTCCCTCCTCCCGTTAGTTCCGTTCGCCCATCTTCCTCTTCCCAAATCCCGTCGCCCTCCCCTCTCCGTCCGACCGTCCAACGCCGTCCGCCGCCTCCGTGAGACGCCGCCCTGCCCTTCGCCACGCTGCATCAGTCGACGCCGCTTCGCCACGCTGCATCAGTCGACGCCGCCCTGCCCTTCGATTCTGATTCAGTCCAGGACTTCAGGCTGCTCAGCGACGCAGCTCCGCCACGCCGCCGGCCACTTCGCTGTTCGTCCGCCGCCCCG tGATGAGTTCACTTGGTTCTGGAGAGGTAAATGCCACAGCAAGTGCACCCGTGCAAAGTCGTACCGGCCCCTCTAG
- the LOC130997734 gene encoding uncharacterized protein LOC130997734 isoform X1, whose protein sequence is MNPSPASLLPLVPFAHLPLPKSRRPPLSVRPSNAVRRLRETPPCPSPRCISRRRFATLHQSTPPCPSILIQSRTSGCSATQLRHAAGHFAVRPPPRLNGSFTGTYSTSFKCPSKCKSKWRRRTSISVTYRSYCYYRKEEENF, encoded by the exons ATGAACCCTAGTCCAGCCTCCCTCCTCCCGTTAGTTCCGTTCGCCCATCTTCCTCTTCCCAAATCCCGTCGCCCTCCCCTCTCCGTCCGACCGTCCAACGCCGTCCGCCGCCTCCGTGAGACGCCGCCCTGCCCTTCGCCACGCTGCATCAGTCGACGCCGCTTCGCCACGCTGCATCAGTCGACGCCGCCCTGCCCTTCGATTCTGATTCAGTCCAGGACTTCAGGCTGCTCAGCGACGCAGCTCCGCCACGCCGCCGGCCACTTCGCTGTTCGTCCGCCGCCCCG ATTAAATGGAAGCTTCACAGGAACATACTCAACAAGCTTCAAATGTCCCTCCAAATGCAAATCCAAATGGAGAAGAAGAACCTCAATCTCAGTCACATACAGAAGCTACTGTTACTACAGGAAAGAAGAGGAAAACTTCTGA
- the LOC130997724 gene encoding tetrapyrrole-binding protein, chloroplastic-like, which yields MSTNTFNSIHQHYHRSLRRRHSIDCPPTTFSLRPRTTTTTSPTTATSLSTSFAATSAATSTPTTNPSTSHSTSLDLLRHHLEAKNLRQADEETRRLIIALAGEAAVKRGYVFFSEVQFIPAEELRAIDALWRQHSDGRFGYSVQRKIWKKSKKDFTNFFKKVGWMKKLEGSEVEQYNYRSFPTEFVWEMEEGPPEGHLPLTNALRGTQLLNCILTHPAFDGDEDEDQDEDENQNQERESDMKPLSKRGTAFQTNYSF from the coding sequence ATGTCCACCAACACTTTCAACTCCATACACCAGCACTACCACCGCTCCCTGCGGCGGCGCCACTCCATAGACTGCCCTCCCACCACCTTCTCCCTCCGCCCcagaaccaccaccaccaccagccCCACCACCGCAACCTCCCTCTCCACCTCCTTCGCGGCCACCTCCGCCGCCACAAGCACCCCCACAACCAACCCCTCGACCTCCCACTCGACCTCCCTGGACCTCCTCCGCCACCACCTCGAGGCGAAGAACCTCCGGCAGGCCGACGAGGAGACGCGGCGCCTCATCATCGCCCTGGCCGGCGAGGCCGCCGTGAAGCGCGGGTACGTGTTCTTCTCGGAGGTCCAGTTCATCCCGGCGGAGGAGCTCCGCGCCATCGACGCGCTGTGGCGGCAGCACAGCGACGGCAGATTCGGGTACAGCGTGCAGCGCAAGATTTGGAAGAAATCGAAGAAGGATTTCAcgaattttttcaaaaaagtgGGGTGGATGAAGAAGCTGGAGGGGTCGGAGGTGGAGCAGTATAACTACCGGAGCTTTCCGACGGAGTTCGTGTGGGAGATGGAGGAGGGCCCGCCGGAGGGCCACCTGCCGCTCACGAATGCGCTGCGGGGGACGCAGCTGCTCAACTGCATTCTCACTCATCCGGCGTTTGAtggagatgaagatgaagaccAAGATGAAGATGAAAATCAAAATCAGGAGAGAGAGAGCGACATGAAACCGTTGAGTAAGAGAGGGACTGCCTTCCAAACTAACTACTCTTTCTGA
- the LOC130997750 gene encoding protein FAR-RED IMPAIRED RESPONSE 1-like isoform X1, with product MAKEERNSEIQADLLRNRKPINCRGVEISSSSMDVEATPDGGNGLMEASVAGDFATCEAERNAEPYVGMVFETEAAARAYYNEYAGRAGFLTRIISSRKSERDGSIVSRGLGCRNIPNIQKSGNISNEGGQKRRDGCTAILLVKRENGGRWVVRKFVRDHNHSLVASLPKRRPTFDEKDKRIQELTAELRVKKRLSAAYREQLLILMKDVENHTDHLTSKVQMTRNNLKELEARRQQLSNHNKPSL from the exons ATG GCAAAGGAAGAAAGAAATTCGGAAATTCAAGCAGACCTTTTGAGAAATCGAAAACCAATAAATTGCAGAGGGGTTGAGataagcagcagcagca TGGATGTGGAAGCTACACCGGATGGTGGTAATGGATTGATGGAAGCATCAGTAGCAGGGGACTTTGCGACATGTGAAGCCGAGAGAAACGCAGAACCTTATGTTGGTATGGTGTTTGAAACAGAAGCTGCTGCTAGAGCATACTACAATGAATATGCTGGCCGGGCAGGTTTTTTGACCCGCATTATATCATCCCGTAAATCAGAGCGTGATGGTTCAATCGTGTCACGTGGGCTTGGTTGTAGAAACATTCCTAATATCCAAAAGTCAGGTAATATCTCAAATGAAGGGGGACAAAAACGAAGGGATGGTTGTACTGCAATACTCTTAGTAAAACGAGAGAATGGAGGGAGGTGGGTTGTCAGGAAATTTGTGCGAGACCACAATCATTCTTTGGTAGCTTCATTGCCTAAGAGACGCCCTACTTTT GATGAGAAAGACAAAAGGATTCAGGAGTTAACTGCTGAACTCCGGGTAAAGAAACGTCTAAGTGCAGCATATAGGGAGCAGCTACTTATTCTCATGAAAGATGTTGAAAATCATACTGATCATCTAACATCGAAAGTTCAAATGACCCGTAATAATCTAAAGGAACTCGAAGCGAGAAGGCAGCAGCTTTCAAACCACAACAAACCAAGTTTGTAG
- the LOC130997750 gene encoding protein FAR1-RELATED SEQUENCE 5-like isoform X2, giving the protein MEASVAGDFATCEAERNAEPYVGMVFETEAAARAYYNEYAGRAGFLTRIISSRKSERDGSIVSRGLGCRNIPNIQKSGNISNEGGQKRRDGCTAILLVKRENGGRWVVRKFVRDHNHSLVASLPKRRPTFDEKDKRIQELTAELRVKKRLSAAYREQLLILMKDVENHTDHLTSKVQMTRNNLKELEARRQQLSNHNKPSL; this is encoded by the exons ATGGAAGCATCAGTAGCAGGGGACTTTGCGACATGTGAAGCCGAGAGAAACGCAGAACCTTATGTTGGTATGGTGTTTGAAACAGAAGCTGCTGCTAGAGCATACTACAATGAATATGCTGGCCGGGCAGGTTTTTTGACCCGCATTATATCATCCCGTAAATCAGAGCGTGATGGTTCAATCGTGTCACGTGGGCTTGGTTGTAGAAACATTCCTAATATCCAAAAGTCAGGTAATATCTCAAATGAAGGGGGACAAAAACGAAGGGATGGTTGTACTGCAATACTCTTAGTAAAACGAGAGAATGGAGGGAGGTGGGTTGTCAGGAAATTTGTGCGAGACCACAATCATTCTTTGGTAGCTTCATTGCCTAAGAGACGCCCTACTTTT GATGAGAAAGACAAAAGGATTCAGGAGTTAACTGCTGAACTCCGGGTAAAGAAACGTCTAAGTGCAGCATATAGGGAGCAGCTACTTATTCTCATGAAAGATGTTGAAAATCATACTGATCATCTAACATCGAAAGTTCAAATGACCCGTAATAATCTAAAGGAACTCGAAGCGAGAAGGCAGCAGCTTTCAAACCACAACAAACCAAGTTTGTAG